Proteins encoded within one genomic window of Bos indicus x Bos taurus breed Angus x Brahman F1 hybrid chromosome 18, Bos_hybrid_MaternalHap_v2.0, whole genome shotgun sequence:
- the CNOT3 gene encoding CCR4-NOT transcription complex subunit 3 isoform X2, with translation MADKRKLQGEIDRCLKKVSEGVEQFEDIWQKLHNAANANQKEKYEADLKKEIKKLQRLRDQIKTWVASNEIKDKRQLIDNRKLIETQMERFKVVERETKTKAYSKEGLGLAQKVDPAQKEKEEVGQWLTNTIDTLNMQVDQFESEVESLSVQTRKKKGDKDQKQDRIEGLKRHIEKHRYHVRMLETILRMLDNDSILVDAIRKIKDDVEYYVDSSQDPDFEENEFLYDDLDLEDIPQALVATSPPSHSHMEDEIFNQSSSTPTSTTSSSPIPPSPANCTTENSEDDKKRGRSTDSEVSQSPAKNGSKPVHSSQHPQSPAVPPSYPPGPPPAASALSATPGSNGAPAAAAPASALGAKASPAPSHSAGTPAPYAQAVAPPAPSGPPSAQPRPPSAQPGAGSGGGGNSGGGGGAGKQNGATSYSSVVADSPAEAALSSTGGSSTGSQALGPPPGPHNPPPSTAKEPSATAPVGAGGVAPGSGNNAGGPSLLVPLPVNPPSSPTPSFSEAKAAGSLLNGPPQFSAAPEIKAPEPLSSLKSMAERAAISSGIEDPVPTLHLTERDILLSSTSAPPASAQPPLQLSEVNIPLSLGVCPLGPVPLTKEQLYQQAMEEAAWHHMPHPSDSERIRQYLPRNPCPTPPYHHQMPPPHSDTVEFYQRLSTETLFFIFYYLEGTKAQYLAAKALKKQSWRFHTKYMMWFQRHEEPKTITDEFEQGTYIYFDYEKWGQRKKEGFTFEYRYLEDRDLQ, from the exons ATGGCGGACAAGCGCAAACTCCAAG GTGAGATTGACCGCTGCCTCAAGAAGGTGTCCGAGGGCGTGGAGCAATTTGAAGATATTTGGCAGAAG CTCCACAATGCAGCCAACGCGAACCAGAAAGAAAAGTATGAGGCTGATCTAAAGAAGGAGATTAAGAAGCTTCAA CGGCTGAGGGACCAGATCAAGACATGGGTAGCGTCCAACGAGATCAAGGACAAGAGGCAGCTCATAGACAACCGCAAGCTCATTGAGACG CAAATGGAGCGGTTCAAAGTCGTGGAGCGAGAGACCAAGACCAAAGCCTACAGCAAGGAGGGCCTGGGCCTGGCGCAGAAGGTGGACCCCgcccagaaggagaaggaggaggtcgGCCAGTGGCTCACG AACACCATCGACACCCTGAACATGCAGGTGGACCAGTTTGAGAGCGAAGTGGAGTCCCTGTCGGTGCAGACGCGCAAGAAGAAGGGTGACAAGGAT CAGAAGCAGGACCGGATCGAGGGCCTGAAGCGGCACATCGAGAAGCACCGTTACCATGTGCGTATGCTGGAGACCATCCTGCGCATGCTGGACAATGACTCCATCCTGGTGGACGCCATCCGCAAGATCAAAGACGACGTCGAGTACTATGTGGACTCGTCCCAGGACCCCGACTTCGAGGAGAACGAGTTCCTCTACGATGACCTGGACCTCGAGGACATTC CACAGGCGCTGGTCGCCACCTCCCCCCCCAGCCACAGCCACATGGAGGACGAGATCTTCAACCAGTCCAGCAGCACGCCCACCTCGACCACCTCTAGCTCGCCCATCCCGCCCAGCCCGGCCAACTGCACCACG GAAAACTCGGAAGACGACAAGAAGAGGGGCCGCTCGACAGACAGTGAAGTCAGCCAG TCTCCAGCCAAAAACGGCTCCAAGCCCGTCCACAGCAGCCAGCACCCTCAGTCCCCGGCTGTGCCGCCCAGCTACCCGCCCGGCCCCCCGCCCGCCGCCTCTGCCCTGAGCGCCACCCCTGGCAGCAACGGGGCCCCAGCTGCGGCTGCCCCCGCGAGCGCTCTGGGCGCCAAGGCCAGCCCGGCGCCCAGCCACAGTGCAGGCACCCCTGCCCCCTACGCACAGGCTGTGGCCCCGCCGGCCCCCAGTGGGCCCCCCAGTGCCCAGCCCCGGCCCCCCAGCGCCCAGCCTGGGGCGGGAAGTGGCGGCGGGGGCAACAGCGGCGGAGGCGGGGGCGCCGGCAAGCAGAACGGTGCCACCA GTTACAGCTCGGTGGTGGCGGACAGCCCGGCGGAGGCAGCGCTCAGCAGCACCGGGGGCAGCAGCACTGgcagccaggccctgggccccCCGCCCGGCCCCCACAACCCGCCCCCCAGCACCGC GAAGGAACCCAGTGCCACAGCCCCAGTGGGTGCCGGGGGTGTGGCCCCAGGCTCAGGGAACAACGCAGGGGGACCCAGCCTCCTGGTGCCGCTCCCTGTGAACCCCCCCAGCTCCCCAACGCCCAGCTTCAGTGAGGCCAAGGCAGCTGGCAGCCTGCTGAACGGGCCTCCGCAGTTCAGCGCCGCACCCGAGATCAAG GCCCCCGAGCCCCTGAGCTCGCTGAAGTCTATGGCGGAGCGTGCGGCCATCAGCTCTGGCATCGAAGACCCCGTACCCACGCTGCACCTGACCGAGCGAG ACATCCTCCTGAGCAGCACGTCGGCACCCCCGGCCTCGGCCCAGCCCCCCCTGCAGCTGTCGGAGGTGAACATCCCGCTGTCGCTGGGCGTGTGTCCACTGGGCCCAGTGCCCCTCACCAAGGAGCAGCTCTACCAGCAGGCCATGGAGGAGGCCGCCTGGCACCACATGCCCCACCCCTCGGACTCGGAGCGTATCCG GCAGTACCTACCCCGGAACCCTTGTCCGACGCCCCCCTACCACCACCAGATGCCACCCCCACACTCGGACACCGTGGAGTTCTACCAGCGCCTGTCCACAGAGACGCTCTTCTTCATCTTCTACTATCTGGAG GGCACGAAGGCGCAGTACCTGGCAGCCAAGGCCCTGAAGAAGCAGTCCTGGCGGTTCCACACCAAGTACATGATGTGGTTCCAGAGGCACGAGGAGCCCAAGACCATCACAGACGAGTTCGAGCAG GGCACCTACATCTACTTTGACTACGAGAAGTGGGGCCAGCGGAAGAAGGAAGGCTTCACCTTTGAGTACCGCTACCTGGAGGACCGGGACCTCCAGTGA
- the CNOT3 gene encoding CCR4-NOT transcription complex subunit 3 isoform X1: MAGAAPPPPRGPGARRPPGGAWPSHARPPPPRPSAAPGGPPTTPAPRGLRVGPPWGVRVRGARPSPRRYWLLAGRMEAPLAAGARPLGAQQRPSSGEYEESASVGQGRWRTSANSKVRLTAASRRCPRAWSNLKIFGRRGPSGSQNRTDACILSVPQLHNAANANQKEKYEADLKKEIKKLQRLRDQIKTWVASNEIKDKRQLIDNRKLIETQMERFKVVERETKTKAYSKEGLGLAQKVDPAQKEKEEVGQWLTNTIDTLNMQVDQFESEVESLSVQTRKKKGDKDQKQDRIEGLKRHIEKHRYHVRMLETILRMLDNDSILVDAIRKIKDDVEYYVDSSQDPDFEENEFLYDDLDLEDIPQALVATSPPSHSHMEDEIFNQSSSTPTSTTSSSPIPPSPANCTTENSEDDKKRGRSTDSEVSQSPAKNGSKPVHSSQHPQSPAVPPSYPPGPPPAASALSATPGSNGAPAAAAPASALGAKASPAPSHSAGTPAPYAQAVAPPAPSGPPSAQPRPPSAQPGAGSGGGGNSGGGGGAGKQNGATSYSSVVADSPAEAALSSTGGSSTGSQALGPPPGPHNPPPSTAKEPSATAPVGAGGVAPGSGNNAGGPSLLVPLPVNPPSSPTPSFSEAKAAGSLLNGPPQFSAAPEIKAPEPLSSLKSMAERAAISSGIEDPVPTLHLTERDILLSSTSAPPASAQPPLQLSEVNIPLSLGVCPLGPVPLTKEQLYQQAMEEAAWHHMPHPSDSERIRQYLPRNPCPTPPYHHQMPPPHSDTVEFYQRLSTETLFFIFYYLEGTKAQYLAAKALKKQSWRFHTKYMMWFQRHEEPKTITDEFEQGTYIYFDYEKWGQRKKEGFTFEYRYLEDRDLQ, translated from the exons ATGGCCGGCGCggcgcccccgcccccgcgcgGCCCCGGCGCTCGCCGTCCGCCGGGCGGTGCGTGGCCCTCGCACGCCCGCCCCCCTCCTCCACGCCCCTCAGCGGCGCCCGGGGGTCCTCCCACGACCCCGGCCCCGCGCGGCCTCCGCGTCGGGCCCCCGTGGGGTGTGAGGGTGCGAGGTGCCCGCCCCTCTCCGCGTCGGTATTGGCTCCTCGCTGGAAGGATGGAGGCGCCCCTGGCCGCAGGTGCCCGCCCTCTCGGGGCTCAg CAGCGTCCGTCTTCAGGAGAGTATGAAGAGAGTGCGTCTGTAGGGCAGGGAAGATGGCGGACAAGCGCAAACTCCAAG GTGAGATTGACCGCTGCCTCAAGAAGGTGTCCGAGGGCGTGGAGCAATTTGAAGATATTTGGCAGAAG AGGGCCGTCGGGCAGCCAGAACCGCACTGACGCCTGCATTCTCTCCGTCCCGCAGCTCCACAATGCAGCCAACGCGAACCAGAAAGAAAAGTATGAGGCTGATCTAAAGAAGGAGATTAAGAAGCTTCAA CGGCTGAGGGACCAGATCAAGACATGGGTAGCGTCCAACGAGATCAAGGACAAGAGGCAGCTCATAGACAACCGCAAGCTCATTGAGACG CAAATGGAGCGGTTCAAAGTCGTGGAGCGAGAGACCAAGACCAAAGCCTACAGCAAGGAGGGCCTGGGCCTGGCGCAGAAGGTGGACCCCgcccagaaggagaaggaggaggtcgGCCAGTGGCTCACG AACACCATCGACACCCTGAACATGCAGGTGGACCAGTTTGAGAGCGAAGTGGAGTCCCTGTCGGTGCAGACGCGCAAGAAGAAGGGTGACAAGGAT CAGAAGCAGGACCGGATCGAGGGCCTGAAGCGGCACATCGAGAAGCACCGTTACCATGTGCGTATGCTGGAGACCATCCTGCGCATGCTGGACAATGACTCCATCCTGGTGGACGCCATCCGCAAGATCAAAGACGACGTCGAGTACTATGTGGACTCGTCCCAGGACCCCGACTTCGAGGAGAACGAGTTCCTCTACGATGACCTGGACCTCGAGGACATTC CACAGGCGCTGGTCGCCACCTCCCCCCCCAGCCACAGCCACATGGAGGACGAGATCTTCAACCAGTCCAGCAGCACGCCCACCTCGACCACCTCTAGCTCGCCCATCCCGCCCAGCCCGGCCAACTGCACCACG GAAAACTCGGAAGACGACAAGAAGAGGGGCCGCTCGACAGACAGTGAAGTCAGCCAG TCTCCAGCCAAAAACGGCTCCAAGCCCGTCCACAGCAGCCAGCACCCTCAGTCCCCGGCTGTGCCGCCCAGCTACCCGCCCGGCCCCCCGCCCGCCGCCTCTGCCCTGAGCGCCACCCCTGGCAGCAACGGGGCCCCAGCTGCGGCTGCCCCCGCGAGCGCTCTGGGCGCCAAGGCCAGCCCGGCGCCCAGCCACAGTGCAGGCACCCCTGCCCCCTACGCACAGGCTGTGGCCCCGCCGGCCCCCAGTGGGCCCCCCAGTGCCCAGCCCCGGCCCCCCAGCGCCCAGCCTGGGGCGGGAAGTGGCGGCGGGGGCAACAGCGGCGGAGGCGGGGGCGCCGGCAAGCAGAACGGTGCCACCA GTTACAGCTCGGTGGTGGCGGACAGCCCGGCGGAGGCAGCGCTCAGCAGCACCGGGGGCAGCAGCACTGgcagccaggccctgggccccCCGCCCGGCCCCCACAACCCGCCCCCCAGCACCGC GAAGGAACCCAGTGCCACAGCCCCAGTGGGTGCCGGGGGTGTGGCCCCAGGCTCAGGGAACAACGCAGGGGGACCCAGCCTCCTGGTGCCGCTCCCTGTGAACCCCCCCAGCTCCCCAACGCCCAGCTTCAGTGAGGCCAAGGCAGCTGGCAGCCTGCTGAACGGGCCTCCGCAGTTCAGCGCCGCACCCGAGATCAAG GCCCCCGAGCCCCTGAGCTCGCTGAAGTCTATGGCGGAGCGTGCGGCCATCAGCTCTGGCATCGAAGACCCCGTACCCACGCTGCACCTGACCGAGCGAG ACATCCTCCTGAGCAGCACGTCGGCACCCCCGGCCTCGGCCCAGCCCCCCCTGCAGCTGTCGGAGGTGAACATCCCGCTGTCGCTGGGCGTGTGTCCACTGGGCCCAGTGCCCCTCACCAAGGAGCAGCTCTACCAGCAGGCCATGGAGGAGGCCGCCTGGCACCACATGCCCCACCCCTCGGACTCGGAGCGTATCCG GCAGTACCTACCCCGGAACCCTTGTCCGACGCCCCCCTACCACCACCAGATGCCACCCCCACACTCGGACACCGTGGAGTTCTACCAGCGCCTGTCCACAGAGACGCTCTTCTTCATCTTCTACTATCTGGAG GGCACGAAGGCGCAGTACCTGGCAGCCAAGGCCCTGAAGAAGCAGTCCTGGCGGTTCCACACCAAGTACATGATGTGGTTCCAGAGGCACGAGGAGCCCAAGACCATCACAGACGAGTTCGAGCAG GGCACCTACATCTACTTTGACTACGAGAAGTGGGGCCAGCGGAAGAAGGAAGGCTTCACCTTTGAGTACCGCTACCTGGAGGACCGGGACCTCCAGTGA
- the LENG1 gene encoding leukocyte receptor cluster member 1 → MNILPKKSWHVRNKDNVARVRRDEARAREEEKERERRVLLAQQEARTEFLRKKARHQNWLPALEAAEAGAPGSSGPVDLFRELLEEGKAVTKGNKEYEEEKRQEKERQEKALGILTYLGQSAAEAQTQPPWYQLPPRQGGPASGPGPDERIKSRLDPLRDMQKHLGKKRKHSGDSGGGHSTKEKAAPEKQRPKGPPSLEQLRADRLRREAAERARAEALLARVGGTAAPEEQPEEVDERRRRYNSQFNPQLARRPRRQDPPVAP, encoded by the exons ATGAATATTTTACCCAAGAAGAGCTGGCACGTCCGGAACAAGGACAATGTCGCCCGCGTGCGGCGTGACGAGGCCCGAGCCCGTGAGGAGGAGAAAGAGCGTGAGCGGAGGGTGCTGCTCGCTCAGCAGGAG gcCCGCACAGAATTCCTGCGGAAGAAAGCCAGGCATCAGAACTGgcttcctgcactggaagcagcAGAAGCGGGAGCCCCAGGCAGTTCTGGCCCTGTGGATCTGTTTCGGGAGCTGCTGGAAGAAGGGAAAGCGGTGACAAAAGGCAATAAAGAATACGAGGAAGAGAAGCGACAGGAGAAG gagaggcaagagaaagCCCTGGGCATCCTGACATACCTGGGCCAGAGTGCAGCGGAAGCCCAGACTCAGCCCCCTTGGTACCAGCTGCCCCCGAGGCAGGGCGGCCCCGCTTCTGGTCCTGGACCCGATGAGAGGATTAAGAGCCGCCTGGACCCACTGCGGGACATGCAGAAGCACTtggggaagaagagaaagcaCAGCGGAGACAGTGGTGGTGGTCACAGCACAAAGGAAAAGGCGGCGCCTGAGAAACAACGACCCAAAGG GCCTCCGTCCCTGGAACAGCTGCGAGCGGACCGTCTGCGGCGGGAAGCGGCGGAGAGGGCGCGGGCAGAGGCCCTGCTGGCCCGGGTGGGCGGCACGGCGGCCCCGGAGGAGCAGCCCGAAGAGGTGGACGAGCGGCGGAGGCGGTACAACTCGCAGTTCAACCCCCAGCTGGCCCGGCGTCCCCGCCGGCAGGACCCACCCGTGGCTCCCTGA
- the CNOT3 gene encoding CCR4-NOT transcription complex subunit 3 isoform X3 — MADKRKLQGEIDRCLKKVSEGVEQFEDIWQKLHNAANANQKEKYEADLKKEIKKLQRLRDQIKTWVASNEIKDKRQLIDNRKLIETQMERFKVVERETKTKAYSKEGLGLAQKVDPAQKEKEEVGQWLTNTIDTLNMQVDQFESEVESLSVQTRKKKGDKDKQDRIEGLKRHIEKHRYHVRMLETILRMLDNDSILVDAIRKIKDDVEYYVDSSQDPDFEENEFLYDDLDLEDIPQALVATSPPSHSHMEDEIFNQSSSTPTSTTSSSPIPPSPANCTTENSEDDKKRGRSTDSEVSQSPAKNGSKPVHSSQHPQSPAVPPSYPPGPPPAASALSATPGSNGAPAAAAPASALGAKASPAPSHSAGTPAPYAQAVAPPAPSGPPSAQPRPPSAQPGAGSGGGGNSGGGGGAGKQNGATSYSSVVADSPAEAALSSTGGSSTGSQALGPPPGPHNPPPSTAKEPSATAPVGAGGVAPGSGNNAGGPSLLVPLPVNPPSSPTPSFSEAKAAGSLLNGPPQFSAAPEIKAPEPLSSLKSMAERAAISSGIEDPVPTLHLTERDILLSSTSAPPASAQPPLQLSEVNIPLSLGVCPLGPVPLTKEQLYQQAMEEAAWHHMPHPSDSERIRQYLPRNPCPTPPYHHQMPPPHSDTVEFYQRLSTETLFFIFYYLEGTKAQYLAAKALKKQSWRFHTKYMMWFQRHEEPKTITDEFEQGTYIYFDYEKWGQRKKEGFTFEYRYLEDRDLQ, encoded by the exons ATGGCGGACAAGCGCAAACTCCAAG GTGAGATTGACCGCTGCCTCAAGAAGGTGTCCGAGGGCGTGGAGCAATTTGAAGATATTTGGCAGAAG CTCCACAATGCAGCCAACGCGAACCAGAAAGAAAAGTATGAGGCTGATCTAAAGAAGGAGATTAAGAAGCTTCAA CGGCTGAGGGACCAGATCAAGACATGGGTAGCGTCCAACGAGATCAAGGACAAGAGGCAGCTCATAGACAACCGCAAGCTCATTGAGACG CAAATGGAGCGGTTCAAAGTCGTGGAGCGAGAGACCAAGACCAAAGCCTACAGCAAGGAGGGCCTGGGCCTGGCGCAGAAGGTGGACCCCgcccagaaggagaaggaggaggtcgGCCAGTGGCTCACG AACACCATCGACACCCTGAACATGCAGGTGGACCAGTTTGAGAGCGAAGTGGAGTCCCTGTCGGTGCAGACGCGCAAGAAGAAGGGTGACAAGGAT AAGCAGGACCGGATCGAGGGCCTGAAGCGGCACATCGAGAAGCACCGTTACCATGTGCGTATGCTGGAGACCATCCTGCGCATGCTGGACAATGACTCCATCCTGGTGGACGCCATCCGCAAGATCAAAGACGACGTCGAGTACTATGTGGACTCGTCCCAGGACCCCGACTTCGAGGAGAACGAGTTCCTCTACGATGACCTGGACCTCGAGGACATTC CACAGGCGCTGGTCGCCACCTCCCCCCCCAGCCACAGCCACATGGAGGACGAGATCTTCAACCAGTCCAGCAGCACGCCCACCTCGACCACCTCTAGCTCGCCCATCCCGCCCAGCCCGGCCAACTGCACCACG GAAAACTCGGAAGACGACAAGAAGAGGGGCCGCTCGACAGACAGTGAAGTCAGCCAG TCTCCAGCCAAAAACGGCTCCAAGCCCGTCCACAGCAGCCAGCACCCTCAGTCCCCGGCTGTGCCGCCCAGCTACCCGCCCGGCCCCCCGCCCGCCGCCTCTGCCCTGAGCGCCACCCCTGGCAGCAACGGGGCCCCAGCTGCGGCTGCCCCCGCGAGCGCTCTGGGCGCCAAGGCCAGCCCGGCGCCCAGCCACAGTGCAGGCACCCCTGCCCCCTACGCACAGGCTGTGGCCCCGCCGGCCCCCAGTGGGCCCCCCAGTGCCCAGCCCCGGCCCCCCAGCGCCCAGCCTGGGGCGGGAAGTGGCGGCGGGGGCAACAGCGGCGGAGGCGGGGGCGCCGGCAAGCAGAACGGTGCCACCA GTTACAGCTCGGTGGTGGCGGACAGCCCGGCGGAGGCAGCGCTCAGCAGCACCGGGGGCAGCAGCACTGgcagccaggccctgggccccCCGCCCGGCCCCCACAACCCGCCCCCCAGCACCGC GAAGGAACCCAGTGCCACAGCCCCAGTGGGTGCCGGGGGTGTGGCCCCAGGCTCAGGGAACAACGCAGGGGGACCCAGCCTCCTGGTGCCGCTCCCTGTGAACCCCCCCAGCTCCCCAACGCCCAGCTTCAGTGAGGCCAAGGCAGCTGGCAGCCTGCTGAACGGGCCTCCGCAGTTCAGCGCCGCACCCGAGATCAAG GCCCCCGAGCCCCTGAGCTCGCTGAAGTCTATGGCGGAGCGTGCGGCCATCAGCTCTGGCATCGAAGACCCCGTACCCACGCTGCACCTGACCGAGCGAG ACATCCTCCTGAGCAGCACGTCGGCACCCCCGGCCTCGGCCCAGCCCCCCCTGCAGCTGTCGGAGGTGAACATCCCGCTGTCGCTGGGCGTGTGTCCACTGGGCCCAGTGCCCCTCACCAAGGAGCAGCTCTACCAGCAGGCCATGGAGGAGGCCGCCTGGCACCACATGCCCCACCCCTCGGACTCGGAGCGTATCCG GCAGTACCTACCCCGGAACCCTTGTCCGACGCCCCCCTACCACCACCAGATGCCACCCCCACACTCGGACACCGTGGAGTTCTACCAGCGCCTGTCCACAGAGACGCTCTTCTTCATCTTCTACTATCTGGAG GGCACGAAGGCGCAGTACCTGGCAGCCAAGGCCCTGAAGAAGCAGTCCTGGCGGTTCCACACCAAGTACATGATGTGGTTCCAGAGGCACGAGGAGCCCAAGACCATCACAGACGAGTTCGAGCAG GGCACCTACATCTACTTTGACTACGAGAAGTGGGGCCAGCGGAAGAAGGAAGGCTTCACCTTTGAGTACCGCTACCTGGAGGACCGGGACCTCCAGTGA
- the CNOT3 gene encoding CCR4-NOT transcription complex subunit 3 isoform X4 translates to MERFKVVERETKTKAYSKEGLGLAQKVDPAQKEKEEVGQWLTNTIDTLNMQVDQFESEVESLSVQTRKKKGDKDQKQDRIEGLKRHIEKHRYHVRMLETILRMLDNDSILVDAIRKIKDDVEYYVDSSQDPDFEENEFLYDDLDLEDIPQALVATSPPSHSHMEDEIFNQSSSTPTSTTSSSPIPPSPANCTTENSEDDKKRGRSTDSEVSQSPAKNGSKPVHSSQHPQSPAVPPSYPPGPPPAASALSATPGSNGAPAAAAPASALGAKASPAPSHSAGTPAPYAQAVAPPAPSGPPSAQPRPPSAQPGAGSGGGGNSGGGGGAGKQNGATSYSSVVADSPAEAALSSTGGSSTGSQALGPPPGPHNPPPSTAKEPSATAPVGAGGVAPGSGNNAGGPSLLVPLPVNPPSSPTPSFSEAKAAGSLLNGPPQFSAAPEIKAPEPLSSLKSMAERAAISSGIEDPVPTLHLTERDILLSSTSAPPASAQPPLQLSEVNIPLSLGVCPLGPVPLTKEQLYQQAMEEAAWHHMPHPSDSERIRQYLPRNPCPTPPYHHQMPPPHSDTVEFYQRLSTETLFFIFYYLEGTKAQYLAAKALKKQSWRFHTKYMMWFQRHEEPKTITDEFEQGTYIYFDYEKWGQRKKEGFTFEYRYLEDRDLQ, encoded by the exons ATGGAGCGGTTCAAAGTCGTGGAGCGAGAGACCAAGACCAAAGCCTACAGCAAGGAGGGCCTGGGCCTGGCGCAGAAGGTGGACCCCgcccagaaggagaaggaggaggtcgGCCAGTGGCTCACG AACACCATCGACACCCTGAACATGCAGGTGGACCAGTTTGAGAGCGAAGTGGAGTCCCTGTCGGTGCAGACGCGCAAGAAGAAGGGTGACAAGGAT CAGAAGCAGGACCGGATCGAGGGCCTGAAGCGGCACATCGAGAAGCACCGTTACCATGTGCGTATGCTGGAGACCATCCTGCGCATGCTGGACAATGACTCCATCCTGGTGGACGCCATCCGCAAGATCAAAGACGACGTCGAGTACTATGTGGACTCGTCCCAGGACCCCGACTTCGAGGAGAACGAGTTCCTCTACGATGACCTGGACCTCGAGGACATTC CACAGGCGCTGGTCGCCACCTCCCCCCCCAGCCACAGCCACATGGAGGACGAGATCTTCAACCAGTCCAGCAGCACGCCCACCTCGACCACCTCTAGCTCGCCCATCCCGCCCAGCCCGGCCAACTGCACCACG GAAAACTCGGAAGACGACAAGAAGAGGGGCCGCTCGACAGACAGTGAAGTCAGCCAG TCTCCAGCCAAAAACGGCTCCAAGCCCGTCCACAGCAGCCAGCACCCTCAGTCCCCGGCTGTGCCGCCCAGCTACCCGCCCGGCCCCCCGCCCGCCGCCTCTGCCCTGAGCGCCACCCCTGGCAGCAACGGGGCCCCAGCTGCGGCTGCCCCCGCGAGCGCTCTGGGCGCCAAGGCCAGCCCGGCGCCCAGCCACAGTGCAGGCACCCCTGCCCCCTACGCACAGGCTGTGGCCCCGCCGGCCCCCAGTGGGCCCCCCAGTGCCCAGCCCCGGCCCCCCAGCGCCCAGCCTGGGGCGGGAAGTGGCGGCGGGGGCAACAGCGGCGGAGGCGGGGGCGCCGGCAAGCAGAACGGTGCCACCA GTTACAGCTCGGTGGTGGCGGACAGCCCGGCGGAGGCAGCGCTCAGCAGCACCGGGGGCAGCAGCACTGgcagccaggccctgggccccCCGCCCGGCCCCCACAACCCGCCCCCCAGCACCGC GAAGGAACCCAGTGCCACAGCCCCAGTGGGTGCCGGGGGTGTGGCCCCAGGCTCAGGGAACAACGCAGGGGGACCCAGCCTCCTGGTGCCGCTCCCTGTGAACCCCCCCAGCTCCCCAACGCCCAGCTTCAGTGAGGCCAAGGCAGCTGGCAGCCTGCTGAACGGGCCTCCGCAGTTCAGCGCCGCACCCGAGATCAAG GCCCCCGAGCCCCTGAGCTCGCTGAAGTCTATGGCGGAGCGTGCGGCCATCAGCTCTGGCATCGAAGACCCCGTACCCACGCTGCACCTGACCGAGCGAG ACATCCTCCTGAGCAGCACGTCGGCACCCCCGGCCTCGGCCCAGCCCCCCCTGCAGCTGTCGGAGGTGAACATCCCGCTGTCGCTGGGCGTGTGTCCACTGGGCCCAGTGCCCCTCACCAAGGAGCAGCTCTACCAGCAGGCCATGGAGGAGGCCGCCTGGCACCACATGCCCCACCCCTCGGACTCGGAGCGTATCCG GCAGTACCTACCCCGGAACCCTTGTCCGACGCCCCCCTACCACCACCAGATGCCACCCCCACACTCGGACACCGTGGAGTTCTACCAGCGCCTGTCCACAGAGACGCTCTTCTTCATCTTCTACTATCTGGAG GGCACGAAGGCGCAGTACCTGGCAGCCAAGGCCCTGAAGAAGCAGTCCTGGCGGTTCCACACCAAGTACATGATGTGGTTCCAGAGGCACGAGGAGCCCAAGACCATCACAGACGAGTTCGAGCAG GGCACCTACATCTACTTTGACTACGAGAAGTGGGGCCAGCGGAAGAAGGAAGGCTTCACCTTTGAGTACCGCTACCTGGAGGACCGGGACCTCCAGTGA